The following are from one region of the Salmo trutta chromosome 22, fSalTru1.1, whole genome shotgun sequence genome:
- the LOC115158433 gene encoding zinc finger protein 2 isoform X1, which yields MCNRNNIPRVSDTSENIHVTGHESIHHLLKMDQYGRCESSDQPEEDHSLHWSEVKEEAEECPISAVSLGVETSQVCQKEDPDEQEPSFDTVSDIHGVAEQECGHKGMTHLKVLPSPVPVKEESEECSLLPVDEEEVALFTVKKEEDEDWLKSGDEDVVKVSVPWEPLETTSSSSSCSDTEDTEDSEMESDNVQDCENHEHDVSRGVKMKDCSRTSLDPGTVPDRDEKANAVDFSGFEGGSSFYPCPHCAIGFTIERFFLGHLKRDHPKDYIEMLKTGKIKAYKRGSLRVTPATCPQCGKSFTNKYVMQTHQRTHAGKKSYHCADCGKSFVYADALKRHRWTHAGESI from the exons ATGTGCAACCGCAATAATATTCCCCGAGTCTCGGATACTTCTGAAAACATCCATGTTACag GTCACGAGTCTATTCATCATCTACTGAAGATGGATCAATATGGGAGATGTGAAAGCAGTGATCAGCCAGAAGAA GATCACTCACTGCATTGGAGTGAGGTTAAAGAGGAGGCTGAAGAATGTCCGATTTCAGCTGTGTCGTTAGGAGTTGAAACATCCCAGGTTTGTCAAAAGGAGGACCCCGATGAACAAGAGCCTTCCTTTGACACAGTTTCAGACATACATGGAGTCGCAGAGCAGGAGTGTGGACATAAAGGCATGACACATCTAAAG GTGCTGCCTTCTCCAGTCCCAGTCAAAGAGGAGTCTGAAGAATGCTCCCTTCTGCCAGTAGATGAAGAGGAAGTCGCCCTATTTACAGTGAAGAAGGAAGAGGATGAAGACTGGTTGAAGTCAGGAGATGAGGATGTTGTGAAAGTGTCAGTGCCTTGGGAACCGTTGgaaacaacatcatcatcatcatcatgctcCGATACAGAGGATACAGAGGACAGTGAGATGGAAAGTGATAATGTACAG GACTGTGAAAACCATGAGCATGACGTTTCAAGAGGAGTGAAGATGAAAGATTGCAGCAGAACATCATTGGATCCAGGGACGGTACCAGATAGAGATGAGAAAGCTAATGCTGTTGATTTCA GTGGCTTTGAAGGGGGGTCCTCCTTCTACCCCTGCCCCCATTGTGCAATCGGCTTCACCATAGAACGCTTTTTCCTTGGGCACCTGAAGAGGGACCACCCTAAAGATTACATTGAAATGCTGAAGACTGGGAAAATCAAAGCCTATAAAAGAGGGAGTTTACGGGTGACCCCAGCCACATGCCCGCAATGTGGCAAGAGCTTCACCAATAAATATGTTATGCAAACGCATCAGAGGACTCATGCAGGGAAGAAATCCTATCACTGTGCagactgtgggaagagctttgtCTACGCTGA
- the LOC115158433 gene encoding zinc finger protein 2 isoform X2: MLKSKKGHESIHHLLKMDQYGRCESSDQPEEDHSLHWSEVKEEAEECPISAVSLGVETSQVCQKEDPDEQEPSFDTVSDIHGVAEQECGHKGMTHLKVLPSPVPVKEESEECSLLPVDEEEVALFTVKKEEDEDWLKSGDEDVVKVSVPWEPLETTSSSSSCSDTEDTEDSEMESDNVQDCENHEHDVSRGVKMKDCSRTSLDPGTVPDRDEKANAVDFSGFEGGSSFYPCPHCAIGFTIERFFLGHLKRDHPKDYIEMLKTGKIKAYKRGSLRVTPATCPQCGKSFTNKYVMQTHQRTHAGKKSYHCADCGKSFVYADALKRHRWTHAGESI; this comes from the exons ATGCTGAAAAGCAAAAAAG GTCACGAGTCTATTCATCATCTACTGAAGATGGATCAATATGGGAGATGTGAAAGCAGTGATCAGCCAGAAGAA GATCACTCACTGCATTGGAGTGAGGTTAAAGAGGAGGCTGAAGAATGTCCGATTTCAGCTGTGTCGTTAGGAGTTGAAACATCCCAGGTTTGTCAAAAGGAGGACCCCGATGAACAAGAGCCTTCCTTTGACACAGTTTCAGACATACATGGAGTCGCAGAGCAGGAGTGTGGACATAAAGGCATGACACATCTAAAG GTGCTGCCTTCTCCAGTCCCAGTCAAAGAGGAGTCTGAAGAATGCTCCCTTCTGCCAGTAGATGAAGAGGAAGTCGCCCTATTTACAGTGAAGAAGGAAGAGGATGAAGACTGGTTGAAGTCAGGAGATGAGGATGTTGTGAAAGTGTCAGTGCCTTGGGAACCGTTGgaaacaacatcatcatcatcatcatgctcCGATACAGAGGATACAGAGGACAGTGAGATGGAAAGTGATAATGTACAG GACTGTGAAAACCATGAGCATGACGTTTCAAGAGGAGTGAAGATGAAAGATTGCAGCAGAACATCATTGGATCCAGGGACGGTACCAGATAGAGATGAGAAAGCTAATGCTGTTGATTTCA GTGGCTTTGAAGGGGGGTCCTCCTTCTACCCCTGCCCCCATTGTGCAATCGGCTTCACCATAGAACGCTTTTTCCTTGGGCACCTGAAGAGGGACCACCCTAAAGATTACATTGAAATGCTGAAGACTGGGAAAATCAAAGCCTATAAAAGAGGGAGTTTACGGGTGACCCCAGCCACATGCCCGCAATGTGGCAAGAGCTTCACCAATAAATATGTTATGCAAACGCATCAGAGGACTCATGCAGGGAAGAAATCCTATCACTGTGCagactgtgggaagagctttgtCTACGCTGA
- the LOC115158434 gene encoding piggyBac transposable element-derived protein 2 isoform X2, producing MPLTNAEKQRRYRQRLKEKGSYEEVKEKDRRRHSLRKAKAKSQGKWHEFDHHLLKMDQYGRYESSGQPEELFDHSLHWRQVKEEAEECEIQQCQGSAVSLGVEMSQVCLKEDPIEQDPSFDTVSDIHGVTEQECVHKRMKYLKVKVLPSLVPVKEESEECSLLPVDEVASITVKDEENEDWLKSEDEDLVKVSVPWELLETSPSSSCSDTEDSEMDSDNVRHMDTKTLSRKRPRAAVAILPQDPLESEVEDLSDSEDDDLEYIPKPGDLEDESPSKLTKGDASPYTKTAESPKRKKRKSRNVIILVPTDTHNHNLDTVVSPCNSSSFKTQPRHPLWKKADIDSFQVPDPVFVAPQCVQSPYQYFKMFFTDQMIAHIAEQTNLYSVQQTGSAINTNSGEIEDFLSMLLYMGVFEFPTFVDYWHSDSRFPPVADAMSVRRFQSLRRFLHFNDNMQNNHSPDRFYKIRPLFNMLRQQCLLIQPTNRQSIAEVMVAYKGTKAGNLHHYKSNQHDKFGFRLFCRGSSKGIIHDLLLYQGDTTFLNSGLDEDEQNPLLGTKVVTTLCTSIAEPEATVVFCDNYLISLDLVKSLQSRLGVRCIGTVRANCTGGATAMDDKDLAKLGRGAYDYCSQEGVIAVRWLDKTSVSILSNACGIEPLGYVRRFCRETHQKIDITCPSVMSAYIQAKEGIDLSDMLVRLYKTPMKARRWYLPLFGYILDLCIANGWLMYKRDCNLLKKKPVHLKRFRLSVAGALKVVNKLPARVGQPSVPPNPQKTPKRLHNPRALQPTTDVRYDCLGHWPIFGEQRGRCNLCVKGVSRWKCSKCGDGKLFLCLNNKQQCFVCYHQK from the exons ATGCCACTGACAAATGCTGAAAAGCAAAGAAGATACAGGCAAAGACTAAAGGAGAAGGGGAGTTATGAGGAGGTCAAAGAAAAAGACAGGAGGAGGCACAGTTTGAGAAAAGCAAAGGCTAAAAGCCAAGGAAAAT gGCATGAGTTTGATCATCATCTGCTGAAGATGGATCAATATGGGAGATATGAAAGCAGTGGTCAGCCAGAAGAGCTTTTT GATCACTCACTGCATTGGAGGCAGGTCAAAGAGGAGGCTGAAGAATGTGAGATTCAGCAGTGCCAAGGGTCAGCAGTTTCATTAGGAGTTGAAATGTCCCAGGTTTGTCTAAAGGAGGACCCAATTGAACAAGATCCCTCCTTTGATACAGTTTCAGACATCCATGGAGTCACAGAACAAGAGTGTGTACATAAGCGCATGAAGTATCTCAAAGTAAAG GTGCTGCCTTCTCTAGTCCCAGTCAAAGAGGAGTCTGAAGAATGCTCCCTTTTGCCAGTAGATGAAGTTGCCTCAATTACAGTGAAGGACGAAGAGAATGAAGACTGGTTGAAGTCAGAAGATGAGGATCTTGTGAAAGTGTCAGTGCCTTGGGAGCTGTTGGaaacatcaccatcatcatcatgttCAGATACAGAGGACAGTGAGATGGACAGTGATAATGTGCGG CACATGGACACAAAAACCCTCAGTAGAAAGAGGCCAAGAGCTGCTGTGGCCATTCTACCACAGGACCCCCTGGAGTCAGAGGTGGAAGACCTAAGTGACTCAGAGGATGATGACCTAGAGTATATTCCAAAACCAGGAGATCTGGAGGACGAGTCCCCTTCTAAGCTTACAAAAGGAGATGCTTCGCCATACACTAAAACCGCAGAGTCTCccaagagaaagaagagaaaaagCAGAAATGTTATTATATTGGTTCCTACAGACACACATAACCACAATCTCGACACAGTTGTAAGCCCATGTAATTCTAGTTCCTTcaaaacacagccaagacatccgCTTTGGAAGAAGGCCGACATAGATTCCTTCCAAGTTCCAGATCCAGTGTTTGTGGCACCACAGTGTGTTCAATCCCCCTATCAATATTTCAAGATGTTTTTCACTGATCAGATGATTGCACACATTGCTGAGCAGACCAACCTTTACTCTGTTCAACAGACTGGATCCGCAATCAACACAAACTCTGGAGAGATTGAGGATTTCTTGTCTATGCTTCTCTACATGGGTGTTTTTGAATTTCCAACCTTTGTGGACTACTGGCATTCTGACTCTCGCTTCCCACCTGTGGCTGATGCCATGTCTGTGAGAAGGTTCCAGTCACTCCGCAGGTTTCTTCACTTCAATGACAACATGCAAAATAATCACAGTCCTGACCGCTTCTACAAGATCCGACCTCTTTTTAACATGCTGCGTCAACAGTGTCTCCTCATACAGCCAACCAACAGACAAAGCATAGCTGAAGTCATGGTAGCTTACAAAGGCACCAAAGCAGGAAATCTTCATCATTACAAATCTAATCAGCATGACAAATTTGGTTTTAGGTTATTCTGTCGGGGCAGTTCTAAAGGTATTATCCATGACCTGCTACTGTACCAAGGGGATACAACATTTCTCAACAGTGGGCTAGATGAAGATGAACAGAATCCTCTGCTGGGTACCAAGGTTGTCACCACCCTCTGTACATCTATTGCAGAGCCAGAGGCTACAGTTGTTTTCTGTGACAACTACCTCATCAGTCTTGACCTGGTCAAGTCCCTGCAGTCCAGACTGGGTGTGAGGTGTATTGGCACTGTGAGAGCAAACTGCACAGGTGGAGCAACTGCAATGGATGACAAGGATCTTGCAAAGCTAGGGCGTGGAGCATACGACTACTGTTCTCAAGAGGGGGTGATTGCTGTCAGGTGGTTGGACAAAACGAGTGTCTCAATACTAAGCAATGCATGTGGAATTGAACCTCTAGGGTATGTTAGGCGGTTCTGTCGGGAGACCCATCAAAAGATTGATATCACATGCCCATCAGTCATGTCGGCTTACATTCAAGCAAAGGAGGGCATCGATCTGTCTGATATGCTGGTGCGTCTGTACAAGACACCTATGAAGGCACGCCGGTGGTACCTACCTCTGTTTGGATACATCCTTGATCTGTGCATTGCCAATGGTTGGCTGATGTACAAGCGGGACTGTAACCTTCTCAAGAAAAAACCTGTGCACCTAAAAAGGTTTCGTTTGTCTGTGGCAGGGGCTCTAAAAGTAGTCAACAAACTCCCAGCCAGGGTTGGCCAACCATCAGTTCCTCCAAATCCACAAAAAACTCCAAAGCGGCTGCACAATCCCAGAGCCTTACAGCCTACAACAGATGTCCGTTATGACTGCCTTGGACACTGGCCTATCTTTGGGGAACAGAGAGGAAGGTGCAACCTGTGCGTCAAGGGCGTCTCGAGGTGGAAGTGTTCCAAGTGTGGTGATGGAAAGTTGTTTTTGTGTCTGAACAACAAGCAGCAGTGCTTTGTGTGTTATCACCAGAAGTGA
- the LOC115158434 gene encoding piggyBac transposable element-derived protein 2 isoform X3 — protein sequence MDQYGRYESSGQPEELFDHSLHWRQVKEEAEECEIQQCQGSAVSLGVEMSQVCLKEDPIEQDPSFDTVSDIHGVTEQECVHKRMKYLKVKVLPSLVPVKEESEECSLLPVDEVASITVKDEENEDWLKSEDEDLVKVSVPWELLETSPSSSCSDTEDSEMDSDNVRHMDTKTLSRKRPRAAVAILPQDPLESEVEDLSDSEDDDLEYIPKPGDLEDESPSKLTKGDASPYTKTAESPKRKKRKSRNVIILVPTDTHNHNLDTVVSPCNSSSFKTQPRHPLWKKADIDSFQVPDPVFVAPQCVQSPYQYFKMFFTDQMIAHIAEQTNLYSVQQTGSAINTNSGEIEDFLSMLLYMGVFEFPTFVDYWHSDSRFPPVADAMSVRRFQSLRRFLHFNDNMQNNHSPDRFYKIRPLFNMLRQQCLLIQPTNRQSIAEVMVAYKGTKAGNLHHYKSNQHDKFGFRLFCRGSSKGIIHDLLLYQGDTTFLNSGLDEDEQNPLLGTKVVTTLCTSIAEPEATVVFCDNYLISLDLVKSLQSRLGVRCIGTVRANCTGGATAMDDKDLAKLGRGAYDYCSQEGVIAVRWLDKTSVSILSNACGIEPLGYVRRFCRETHQKIDITCPSVMSAYIQAKEGIDLSDMLVRLYKTPMKARRWYLPLFGYILDLCIANGWLMYKRDCNLLKKKPVHLKRFRLSVAGALKVVNKLPARVGQPSVPPNPQKTPKRLHNPRALQPTTDVRYDCLGHWPIFGEQRGRCNLCVKGVSRWKCSKCGDGKLFLCLNNKQQCFVCYHQK from the exons ATGGATCAATATGGGAGATATGAAAGCAGTGGTCAGCCAGAAGAGCTTTTT GATCACTCACTGCATTGGAGGCAGGTCAAAGAGGAGGCTGAAGAATGTGAGATTCAGCAGTGCCAAGGGTCAGCAGTTTCATTAGGAGTTGAAATGTCCCAGGTTTGTCTAAAGGAGGACCCAATTGAACAAGATCCCTCCTTTGATACAGTTTCAGACATCCATGGAGTCACAGAACAAGAGTGTGTACATAAGCGCATGAAGTATCTCAAAGTAAAG GTGCTGCCTTCTCTAGTCCCAGTCAAAGAGGAGTCTGAAGAATGCTCCCTTTTGCCAGTAGATGAAGTTGCCTCAATTACAGTGAAGGACGAAGAGAATGAAGACTGGTTGAAGTCAGAAGATGAGGATCTTGTGAAAGTGTCAGTGCCTTGGGAGCTGTTGGaaacatcaccatcatcatcatgttCAGATACAGAGGACAGTGAGATGGACAGTGATAATGTGCGG CACATGGACACAAAAACCCTCAGTAGAAAGAGGCCAAGAGCTGCTGTGGCCATTCTACCACAGGACCCCCTGGAGTCAGAGGTGGAAGACCTAAGTGACTCAGAGGATGATGACCTAGAGTATATTCCAAAACCAGGAGATCTGGAGGACGAGTCCCCTTCTAAGCTTACAAAAGGAGATGCTTCGCCATACACTAAAACCGCAGAGTCTCccaagagaaagaagagaaaaagCAGAAATGTTATTATATTGGTTCCTACAGACACACATAACCACAATCTCGACACAGTTGTAAGCCCATGTAATTCTAGTTCCTTcaaaacacagccaagacatccgCTTTGGAAGAAGGCCGACATAGATTCCTTCCAAGTTCCAGATCCAGTGTTTGTGGCACCACAGTGTGTTCAATCCCCCTATCAATATTTCAAGATGTTTTTCACTGATCAGATGATTGCACACATTGCTGAGCAGACCAACCTTTACTCTGTTCAACAGACTGGATCCGCAATCAACACAAACTCTGGAGAGATTGAGGATTTCTTGTCTATGCTTCTCTACATGGGTGTTTTTGAATTTCCAACCTTTGTGGACTACTGGCATTCTGACTCTCGCTTCCCACCTGTGGCTGATGCCATGTCTGTGAGAAGGTTCCAGTCACTCCGCAGGTTTCTTCACTTCAATGACAACATGCAAAATAATCACAGTCCTGACCGCTTCTACAAGATCCGACCTCTTTTTAACATGCTGCGTCAACAGTGTCTCCTCATACAGCCAACCAACAGACAAAGCATAGCTGAAGTCATGGTAGCTTACAAAGGCACCAAAGCAGGAAATCTTCATCATTACAAATCTAATCAGCATGACAAATTTGGTTTTAGGTTATTCTGTCGGGGCAGTTCTAAAGGTATTATCCATGACCTGCTACTGTACCAAGGGGATACAACATTTCTCAACAGTGGGCTAGATGAAGATGAACAGAATCCTCTGCTGGGTACCAAGGTTGTCACCACCCTCTGTACATCTATTGCAGAGCCAGAGGCTACAGTTGTTTTCTGTGACAACTACCTCATCAGTCTTGACCTGGTCAAGTCCCTGCAGTCCAGACTGGGTGTGAGGTGTATTGGCACTGTGAGAGCAAACTGCACAGGTGGAGCAACTGCAATGGATGACAAGGATCTTGCAAAGCTAGGGCGTGGAGCATACGACTACTGTTCTCAAGAGGGGGTGATTGCTGTCAGGTGGTTGGACAAAACGAGTGTCTCAATACTAAGCAATGCATGTGGAATTGAACCTCTAGGGTATGTTAGGCGGTTCTGTCGGGAGACCCATCAAAAGATTGATATCACATGCCCATCAGTCATGTCGGCTTACATTCAAGCAAAGGAGGGCATCGATCTGTCTGATATGCTGGTGCGTCTGTACAAGACACCTATGAAGGCACGCCGGTGGTACCTACCTCTGTTTGGATACATCCTTGATCTGTGCATTGCCAATGGTTGGCTGATGTACAAGCGGGACTGTAACCTTCTCAAGAAAAAACCTGTGCACCTAAAAAGGTTTCGTTTGTCTGTGGCAGGGGCTCTAAAAGTAGTCAACAAACTCCCAGCCAGGGTTGGCCAACCATCAGTTCCTCCAAATCCACAAAAAACTCCAAAGCGGCTGCACAATCCCAGAGCCTTACAGCCTACAACAGATGTCCGTTATGACTGCCTTGGACACTGGCCTATCTTTGGGGAACAGAGAGGAAGGTGCAACCTGTGCGTCAAGGGCGTCTCGAGGTGGAAGTGTTCCAAGTGTGGTGATGGAAAGTTGTTTTTGTGTCTGAACAACAAGCAGCAGTGCTTTGTGTGTTATCACCAGAAGTGA
- the LOC115158434 gene encoding piggyBac transposable element-derived protein 2 isoform X1: MPLTNAEKQRRYRQRLKEKGSYEEVKEKDRRRHSLRKAKAKSQGKCMFLVFWHEFDHHLLKMDQYGRYESSGQPEELFDHSLHWRQVKEEAEECEIQQCQGSAVSLGVEMSQVCLKEDPIEQDPSFDTVSDIHGVTEQECVHKRMKYLKVKVLPSLVPVKEESEECSLLPVDEVASITVKDEENEDWLKSEDEDLVKVSVPWELLETSPSSSCSDTEDSEMDSDNVRHMDTKTLSRKRPRAAVAILPQDPLESEVEDLSDSEDDDLEYIPKPGDLEDESPSKLTKGDASPYTKTAESPKRKKRKSRNVIILVPTDTHNHNLDTVVSPCNSSSFKTQPRHPLWKKADIDSFQVPDPVFVAPQCVQSPYQYFKMFFTDQMIAHIAEQTNLYSVQQTGSAINTNSGEIEDFLSMLLYMGVFEFPTFVDYWHSDSRFPPVADAMSVRRFQSLRRFLHFNDNMQNNHSPDRFYKIRPLFNMLRQQCLLIQPTNRQSIAEVMVAYKGTKAGNLHHYKSNQHDKFGFRLFCRGSSKGIIHDLLLYQGDTTFLNSGLDEDEQNPLLGTKVVTTLCTSIAEPEATVVFCDNYLISLDLVKSLQSRLGVRCIGTVRANCTGGATAMDDKDLAKLGRGAYDYCSQEGVIAVRWLDKTSVSILSNACGIEPLGYVRRFCRETHQKIDITCPSVMSAYIQAKEGIDLSDMLVRLYKTPMKARRWYLPLFGYILDLCIANGWLMYKRDCNLLKKKPVHLKRFRLSVAGALKVVNKLPARVGQPSVPPNPQKTPKRLHNPRALQPTTDVRYDCLGHWPIFGEQRGRCNLCVKGVSRWKCSKCGDGKLFLCLNNKQQCFVCYHQK, translated from the exons ATGCCACTGACAAATGCTGAAAAGCAAAGAAGATACAGGCAAAGACTAAAGGAGAAGGGGAGTTATGAGGAGGTCAAAGAAAAAGACAGGAGGAGGCACAGTTTGAGAAAAGCAAAGGCTAAAAGCCAAGGAAAATGTATGTTTCTAGTGTTTT gGCATGAGTTTGATCATCATCTGCTGAAGATGGATCAATATGGGAGATATGAAAGCAGTGGTCAGCCAGAAGAGCTTTTT GATCACTCACTGCATTGGAGGCAGGTCAAAGAGGAGGCTGAAGAATGTGAGATTCAGCAGTGCCAAGGGTCAGCAGTTTCATTAGGAGTTGAAATGTCCCAGGTTTGTCTAAAGGAGGACCCAATTGAACAAGATCCCTCCTTTGATACAGTTTCAGACATCCATGGAGTCACAGAACAAGAGTGTGTACATAAGCGCATGAAGTATCTCAAAGTAAAG GTGCTGCCTTCTCTAGTCCCAGTCAAAGAGGAGTCTGAAGAATGCTCCCTTTTGCCAGTAGATGAAGTTGCCTCAATTACAGTGAAGGACGAAGAGAATGAAGACTGGTTGAAGTCAGAAGATGAGGATCTTGTGAAAGTGTCAGTGCCTTGGGAGCTGTTGGaaacatcaccatcatcatcatgttCAGATACAGAGGACAGTGAGATGGACAGTGATAATGTGCGG CACATGGACACAAAAACCCTCAGTAGAAAGAGGCCAAGAGCTGCTGTGGCCATTCTACCACAGGACCCCCTGGAGTCAGAGGTGGAAGACCTAAGTGACTCAGAGGATGATGACCTAGAGTATATTCCAAAACCAGGAGATCTGGAGGACGAGTCCCCTTCTAAGCTTACAAAAGGAGATGCTTCGCCATACACTAAAACCGCAGAGTCTCccaagagaaagaagagaaaaagCAGAAATGTTATTATATTGGTTCCTACAGACACACATAACCACAATCTCGACACAGTTGTAAGCCCATGTAATTCTAGTTCCTTcaaaacacagccaagacatccgCTTTGGAAGAAGGCCGACATAGATTCCTTCCAAGTTCCAGATCCAGTGTTTGTGGCACCACAGTGTGTTCAATCCCCCTATCAATATTTCAAGATGTTTTTCACTGATCAGATGATTGCACACATTGCTGAGCAGACCAACCTTTACTCTGTTCAACAGACTGGATCCGCAATCAACACAAACTCTGGAGAGATTGAGGATTTCTTGTCTATGCTTCTCTACATGGGTGTTTTTGAATTTCCAACCTTTGTGGACTACTGGCATTCTGACTCTCGCTTCCCACCTGTGGCTGATGCCATGTCTGTGAGAAGGTTCCAGTCACTCCGCAGGTTTCTTCACTTCAATGACAACATGCAAAATAATCACAGTCCTGACCGCTTCTACAAGATCCGACCTCTTTTTAACATGCTGCGTCAACAGTGTCTCCTCATACAGCCAACCAACAGACAAAGCATAGCTGAAGTCATGGTAGCTTACAAAGGCACCAAAGCAGGAAATCTTCATCATTACAAATCTAATCAGCATGACAAATTTGGTTTTAGGTTATTCTGTCGGGGCAGTTCTAAAGGTATTATCCATGACCTGCTACTGTACCAAGGGGATACAACATTTCTCAACAGTGGGCTAGATGAAGATGAACAGAATCCTCTGCTGGGTACCAAGGTTGTCACCACCCTCTGTACATCTATTGCAGAGCCAGAGGCTACAGTTGTTTTCTGTGACAACTACCTCATCAGTCTTGACCTGGTCAAGTCCCTGCAGTCCAGACTGGGTGTGAGGTGTATTGGCACTGTGAGAGCAAACTGCACAGGTGGAGCAACTGCAATGGATGACAAGGATCTTGCAAAGCTAGGGCGTGGAGCATACGACTACTGTTCTCAAGAGGGGGTGATTGCTGTCAGGTGGTTGGACAAAACGAGTGTCTCAATACTAAGCAATGCATGTGGAATTGAACCTCTAGGGTATGTTAGGCGGTTCTGTCGGGAGACCCATCAAAAGATTGATATCACATGCCCATCAGTCATGTCGGCTTACATTCAAGCAAAGGAGGGCATCGATCTGTCTGATATGCTGGTGCGTCTGTACAAGACACCTATGAAGGCACGCCGGTGGTACCTACCTCTGTTTGGATACATCCTTGATCTGTGCATTGCCAATGGTTGGCTGATGTACAAGCGGGACTGTAACCTTCTCAAGAAAAAACCTGTGCACCTAAAAAGGTTTCGTTTGTCTGTGGCAGGGGCTCTAAAAGTAGTCAACAAACTCCCAGCCAGGGTTGGCCAACCATCAGTTCCTCCAAATCCACAAAAAACTCCAAAGCGGCTGCACAATCCCAGAGCCTTACAGCCTACAACAGATGTCCGTTATGACTGCCTTGGACACTGGCCTATCTTTGGGGAACAGAGAGGAAGGTGCAACCTGTGCGTCAAGGGCGTCTCGAGGTGGAAGTGTTCCAAGTGTGGTGATGGAAAGTTGTTTTTGTGTCTGAACAACAAGCAGCAGTGCTTTGTGTGTTATCACCAGAAGTGA
- the LOC115158434 gene encoding dolichyl-diphosphooligosaccharide--protein glycosyltransferase subunit DAD1 isoform X4, which yields MSNSVISVISRFLEEYRTKTSNKLKVVDAYLFYILLTGALQFLYCLLVGTFPFNSFLAGFISCVGAFILGVCLRIQINPDNKGDFLSISQERAFADFLLAHTVLHLVVINFIG from the exons ATGTCCAACTCGGTAATTTCAGTTATTTCTCGATTCTTGGAGGAATACAGGACCAAAACATCGAATAAATTGAAAGTGGTCGACGCCTACCTTTTCTACATCTTGTTAACTGGTGCATTGCAGTTTCTGTACTGCTTGCTGGTTGGCACCTTCCCATTCAACAGCTTTCTGGCTGGGTTCATATCTTGTGTTGGAGCCTTCATCCTGGGAG TCTGCCTGCGTATCCAGATCAATCCAGATAACAAAGGAGACTTCCTGTCCATATCCCAGGAGAGGGCCTTTGCCGATTTCTTATTAGCCCACACTGTCCTGCACCTCGTGGTCATTAATTTTATTGGTTGA